In Chitinophaga oryzae, the sequence GCTTCTTCCTCTATCAGTTACCCTACGGCCTTTACCGGCGATAACCGGAAAGTGGCCATAACGGGAGAGGTGTATTTTGAAGTGGCTGCCGACGCGGCACGACCGTTCGAGGTAAAAGTGAACGATATTGACGTATTGGTGCTCGGCACCCATTTTAATATCAACGCTTATGACGATGAGCAAACAGTTAAAACGACGCTGCTGGAAGGTGCGGTGCTGATAAGAACGCCTGGCGCCTACAAACACCTGGAGCCTGGCCAGCAGGCACGCGTAAAGCCCGGCAGCAACGATATCGAATGGCTGAAGCATGTGGACGTCAACAGCGCCGTGGCCTGGAAAAATGGTTATTTCTCTTTTGACGACGCCGATATCCCTACTGTCATGCGGCAGCTGGCGCGGTGGTACAATATCGAAGTAAGCTATGCCGGCAAAGTGCCGGAAGGTACGTTCACCGGTGAAATAGGCAGAAACCTGACACAAAACCAATTGATGAAAATACTGACACAGGCGAGAATTAACTGTAAGCTGGAAGAGGGGAGGAAGCTTGTTATTTATCCATAATCTGTTATCATCTGTAACCAACCATTATCAACTACCGGTACAATCGGCCGGTGAACCGTTTAACCGGGCCTGTTCAAAGGCCTGAGCGATAGCTATCCAACAAAATCATGTTATGAAAAAAATGAAGCCCACCGGGTACGGCAGGCTTATGTTTCATCCATAAAAAAACCTGGTGTCAAGATTGGCGTCCGCACCAGGTTTGATTGTCGGTTAACTCTTTCCGAACCCTTCCTGCTGCTCTTTACGGGGCGGATGGGAAACATTTTGTCAACCAAAAACCAAACCTAAGGTATGAAAATTAATGTTGTCCGCAACAGGCGCAAAACTTTTGTATCGACCAGGGGTGATATACCCCGGGTAACCGAAAATCACTGTGTGACCAAAATCTGGAGAGCAATGAAATTGACCGCGTTTTTATTAACGGTGGTGGCGCTCAACATCTACGCCACCGGGAATTCCCAGACCGTTACCGTGGCATGCAGGAACATGCCGCTACAGCAGGTGTTCAGTGTTATTAAACAACAGACGGGATTCGTGTTCTTTTACCGGAACCAGGACTTGTCGGACATGCGTCCGGTCTCGGCAGACATCCGCGAACAGCCGCTGCGCACCGCGCTGGCCAGGATATTGCAGGACAAGCCCCTTATTTTTGACATTGAAGGCAATACCATCGTCATTTCCCGGAAAGTGGCCGCCCCCGAAACAAAAGCGGAACAGCCGGACCTGGCGCCGCCGGTAGACGTACAGGGCAGGGTGGTGGACAAACACGGCGATCCTGTGCCCGGTGTTACCATCCGCGTGAAAGGCAGCAGCCTGGCCGCCATCACAGACCGCGCCGGGTTCTTTGTGCTGCGCAATGCCGACGCAAAAGCGGAACTGCTCGTGTCCTGCGTGGGATTCGAGCCCCGTACTGTCTCCCTCGGCGGAAAAACCCAACTGGTAATACAACTCAGCGCCAAAGTGGATGACCTCAACCAGTACGTGGTAGTGGGTTACGGCAGCACTAAAAGGAAAGACCTGACCGGCTCCGTGGCTTCGGTGAACGTGGACGAAGTGAAGAACGTACCCTTCGCCAGCATCGACCAGGCGCTGTCCGGTAAAGCCGCCGGCGTACAGGTAACACAAGCCGACGGCTCGCCCGGCGGTGTGGCCAAGATCCGCATTCGTGGCGGCACCTCGCTGCTGGGCGGCAACGATCCGCTGTATATCATCGACGGCGTACAGGTCACCATCCAGAACCGCTACATCCAAAACCAGGCAGAAGTGGTGAACCCCATCGAAAGAGCCGGCAGCGACGATCCCAACAACTCGGTCAACGGATCGTTTACCCGCGGGCTCAACAGCCTCGCCGGCCTGAACATCAACGATATCGAATCCATCGATATCCTGAAAGACGCTTCCGCCACCGCCATCTATGGCTCCAAGGCAGCCAACGGCGTTATCATCATCACCACCAAAAAAGGAAAACTGAACCAGAAGCCGGTGCTGGAAGCCAACTACTACACCGGCGTGAGCCAGCCTATCAAAGAGAAGCTACTGAACGCACAGCAATATGTGGAGCTGCTGCAGGAAGCCGCGAAGACCAAAAACGCCGTCAGGGCTGCTGCCGGTGAAGATCCCGATCCCACTGCTACCAATATCATCAACAATCCGCAAAGCTTGGGGACCGCTAATACCGACTGGCTGAAGCTGGTACTGCGGAATGCTATTGCCCACAATGCCGACATCTCCGTACGCGGCGGCGGCGCCGGTTCCCGCTATTATACCTCCCTCGCCTATACGAAACAGGAAGGCGTACTGCAAGGCACCGACTTCTCCCGTATTGCGGGTAAAATCAGTCTCGATAATGAAATCACCAGCAGGCTCCGTATCATCACCAACCTGGATTATGGTTTCACCAAAAACAATATCACCAACGGTGTCTATCCGGCTGCTATGTACGCCCCGCCTACATTGCCGGCGTTTAATCCCGACGGATCGCCCTACCAGTTCCTCGGATCGCAGATTGGCGGCTACGACTACCAGGGATTTCAGAACCCTATGGTACTACTGGATGGTATCAACACCGGCAAAACCGCTTCGCTGATCGGTTCCCTGTCCGGTGATTACGATGTGCTGAAAAACCTGAAGTTCAGAAGTACGTTGTCTGTTAACTATAATAACTTCCACCAGCAGAACTACGTTCCCAGCACGGCGGTGATCGCATCAGAGAGCGGTGTCAGCAGTTCCAACGGCGGTACTGCCTCCCAGGGGCAGACAGAAGACGTGAACGTGTTCGTCGAAAACACCCTTACCTGGGACAAGCAGTTCAATGAAAACCACCGGTTGAACCTCCTGGGCGGTACCTCCTGGCAGAAATTCCGTTTCAACTCTTTCTCCGCGAGTGGTCAGGGGTTTCCGGACGATAAATACCTGAACAATATCTCTTCTGCGGCCATCACTTTACCGGCCACCGGTACTTCCGGCCAGAATTCACTGCTCAGTTTTTATATGCGCGCCAACTATGCGCTCAAAGAAAAATACCTGTTGACTTTTACGGGTCGTTCGGACGCTTCTTCCAAATTCCCGTCAAATAACCGGGTGGGCTATTTCCCCTCCGGCGGTGCCGCATGGCGTATTTCAGAAGAGCCTTTCATGAAAAAGGCCGAATGGGTGAATGAACTGAAACTTCGTGTGAGCGCCGGTTATACCGGTACGCAGAACTTCGGTGACCATCTTTATTATACGTTGTATACGCCGGGTTCTTATGGCGGTGTGAATGCTTTGGTGCCTTCGCAGCTGGGGAATAGTAAGATCAAGTGGGAGTCCACCCTGCAGAAAGACCTCGGGTTGGATTTCGAATTATTCGGTTCCCGCCTGCGCGGCGTGATTGGTTATTATGAGAAGATCACCACCGGCTTGTTGTTGTCTACGCAGCTGGCGCCCAGTTCTTCCTACGGCAGTGTGATATCGAATATCGCCACCATCAGCAATAAGGGACTGGAGATAGATCTTCGTACGGATTTCATTAAGCACCGGCATTTTCAGTGGACCGGCGCGCTGAATGTTTCCGGTAACCGCTCCCGCGTGGAAGATATCAACAATGATTTTTCCGATCCGAACGATCCGGGTGCCACCTACCTCAGTGCCAATGCCGTGGTACGCAAAGGAGAACCGCTGGGGCTTTTTTACGGCTACAAACAAACAGGTATTATCCGCGATCAGAAACAGCTGGAAGACTACAGTAAAGTCTTTACCTATGCGCAGTACATGGCGCCCTACCTGGGCATCGGCGATGCCATGTATGAAATTGCCACAGAAGGCATTGATAAAGGGTTTTATAAACGGGATGTCATAGGACAGGCGCAGCCTGATTTCTATGGCGGTTTTACGAATACCTTTACCTATAAGAACTTTAGCCTGATCACGCTGCTGACTTTCTCCTACGGAGGACAGCTGTTATATCTCGCGGACATACAAAACAAAAACTTTGAGAGCTTCGCGAACAGGGGGGCGCGCATTCTCGGTCGCTGGACACCTGAAAACCCTTCTGCCGACAGGCCAAGGCTGATTTTGGGTGAGTATGGCACCACCACCAGCACTGCTGAAGTATACGATGCTTCCTACCTGAAACTGAAATCCATCACCATCACTTACCAGCTGCCGGCACCGGCTGCAAACAAAATGCATGTCCGTGATGCGTCCGTGTATGCCTCCGCTACCAACCTGTTCACCATCACCAAATATCCCGGTCCGGATCCGGAGGTGAGCAATAATCCCTACAGCCTGATCAACGGCAGCAGTGATGTCAGCACTTTTCCGACGGTGAAGCAGTTTAACGTAGGCCTGCGTTTCGGATTTTAAAAACAATTAAACCAGCTAATTATGATGAAAAGGATTATATATACGTTGCTCGGCGCTGTGGTGATCGCCAGTGCCGCCTGCCGGAAAGAACTAGGGAAACTGCCGGAAAACGCCAAAGTGGACGGTAACACCATCCTCGACCAGCGGACTTCTGAAATAGCGCTCAATGGCGTTTATTACCGGTTTGCCGCCGTGAATTCCGACAATGTCACCAAATGGTTTGAGCATGAGGTACCACCTGCGATGTTTGCGGGGTATATAGGCTATGGTTATGGCGCAGATGCCGCGGAGATCAATAATAACTATGCGAAGTCGGGCTTCGCCGATATTTACTGGACATCTTCCTACCAGTTGATCAACGCGGCCAACGGCGTGATAAAAGGTGTGAACGCCCTGGATGATAAACTGTTCACCGGCAACCGTAAAAAAGGAATACTGGCAGAAGCCCGCTTCCTGAGAGCTTACGGGCACTTCAAGCTGCTGAGTTTTTTTGGGCAGTGGTTTGATCTGAACAGTCCGTACGGCGCATTGATCCGCGAGGATTTTGTACAGGTAGACGCCGTGCCAAAAGCCCGCAGCTCTGTGAAAGACAGTTATGCCTTTATCCTGGCCGATGTGGACGAGGCCATTGCCAACGCGCCGGCGGAGAATAAAGCATGGTACGCCACCCGCTGGGCGGCCATGGCGCTCAAAATGCGGGTGCTGATGAGCCACGGGCAGCCAGGGGACTATCAACAGGTAAGTGATCTGGCGGATTCCATCATCCTCAACAGCAAATACAAACCGGAGCCGCAAACGAAAGACATCTTTTACACCAAGGGGCTGGGCAGCCCGGAAGTGATACTGGGCATCAAACCGCAACAAAACCAGGAGAGTTTCTACTATGTGCTCAGCAGGCAATACTGGCCGGGCGCTTCTTCGCTGTATATTGCCAAAACAGCGCTGAAAGACCTGCTACAGAACGATCCGCGCGGCGCCTGGATGATCGGTACCGAAAACAGATATACCAAAGGCACCTTTTATTTCCTGAAATATATCAAACAGGGAGACGCCCCTTCTATGCTGTCAGAAACGTCCTATGCTTTCCGTCTGACGGAAGTGTATCTGC encodes:
- a CDS encoding RagB/SusD family nutrient uptake outer membrane protein; the protein is MMKRIIYTLLGAVVIASAACRKELGKLPENAKVDGNTILDQRTSEIALNGVYYRFAAVNSDNVTKWFEHEVPPAMFAGYIGYGYGADAAEINNNYAKSGFADIYWTSSYQLINAANGVIKGVNALDDKLFTGNRKKGILAEARFLRAYGHFKLLSFFGQWFDLNSPYGALIREDFVQVDAVPKARSSVKDSYAFILADVDEAIANAPAENKAWYATRWAAMALKMRVLMSHGQPGDYQQVSDLADSIILNSKYKPEPQTKDIFYTKGLGSPEVILGIKPQQNQESFYYVLSRQYWPGASSLYIAKTALKDLLQNDPRGAWMIGTENRYTKGTFYFLKYIKQGDAPSMLSETSYAFRLTEVYLLKAEAIVRSGGSLQAARNILKEVMGRAGVTDFSAVDNAASVNELLKQLYLEFVRNLIAEDGQEWMALLRLPSSLIQELRPTANDKIRYILPIPHSEFLYNPAIGPQNPGYQQ
- a CDS encoding TonB-dependent receptor translates to MKLTAFLLTVVALNIYATGNSQTVTVACRNMPLQQVFSVIKQQTGFVFFYRNQDLSDMRPVSADIREQPLRTALARILQDKPLIFDIEGNTIVISRKVAAPETKAEQPDLAPPVDVQGRVVDKHGDPVPGVTIRVKGSSLAAITDRAGFFVLRNADAKAELLVSCVGFEPRTVSLGGKTQLVIQLSAKVDDLNQYVVVGYGSTKRKDLTGSVASVNVDEVKNVPFASIDQALSGKAAGVQVTQADGSPGGVAKIRIRGGTSLLGGNDPLYIIDGVQVTIQNRYIQNQAEVVNPIERAGSDDPNNSVNGSFTRGLNSLAGLNINDIESIDILKDASATAIYGSKAANGVIIITTKKGKLNQKPVLEANYYTGVSQPIKEKLLNAQQYVELLQEAAKTKNAVRAAAGEDPDPTATNIINNPQSLGTANTDWLKLVLRNAIAHNADISVRGGGAGSRYYTSLAYTKQEGVLQGTDFSRIAGKISLDNEITSRLRIITNLDYGFTKNNITNGVYPAAMYAPPTLPAFNPDGSPYQFLGSQIGGYDYQGFQNPMVLLDGINTGKTASLIGSLSGDYDVLKNLKFRSTLSVNYNNFHQQNYVPSTAVIASESGVSSSNGGTASQGQTEDVNVFVENTLTWDKQFNENHRLNLLGGTSWQKFRFNSFSASGQGFPDDKYLNNISSAAITLPATGTSGQNSLLSFYMRANYALKEKYLLTFTGRSDASSKFPSNNRVGYFPSGGAAWRISEEPFMKKAEWVNELKLRVSAGYTGTQNFGDHLYYTLYTPGSYGGVNALVPSQLGNSKIKWESTLQKDLGLDFELFGSRLRGVIGYYEKITTGLLLSTQLAPSSSYGSVISNIATISNKGLEIDLRTDFIKHRHFQWTGALNVSGNRSRVEDINNDFSDPNDPGATYLSANAVVRKGEPLGLFYGYKQTGIIRDQKQLEDYSKVFTYAQYMAPYLGIGDAMYEIATEGIDKGFYKRDVIGQAQPDFYGGFTNTFTYKNFSLITLLTFSYGGQLLYLADIQNKNFESFANRGARILGRWTPENPSADRPRLILGEYGTTTSTAEVYDASYLKLKSITITYQLPAPAANKMHVRDASVYASATNLFTITKYPGPDPEVSNNPYSLINGSSDVSTFPTVKQFNVGLRFGF